A single window of Hymenobacter sp. APR13 DNA harbors:
- a CDS encoding amidohydrolase — translation MPDLTVSFIQTSLQWHDPAANWKELQRHIDEISVPTDLIVLPEMFTTGFSMDAEHLAETMDGPTVAWMRQLAAARNAVITGSIIIRDEAGQYYNRLLWVRPDGSLSYYNKRHLFSMAGEHTVYTAGNERLIEEWRGWRICPLVCYDLRFPVWSRNPMHEPYDLLLYVANWPASRRTAWMTLLRARAMENLAYTMGVNCVGIDGNSLAYAGDSALLDMRGEYLVEVGNQETGITRTLRRADLEAFRERFPALQDADPFELLQPSAEIERR, via the coding sequence ATGCCTGACTTAACCGTTTCCTTTATTCAAACCTCGCTGCAATGGCACGATCCGGCAGCTAACTGGAAGGAGCTGCAGCGGCACATCGATGAAATATCGGTGCCAACCGACCTGATTGTGCTACCGGAAATGTTTACAACCGGCTTCAGCATGGATGCTGAGCATCTGGCCGAAACGATGGACGGCCCTACGGTAGCCTGGATGCGCCAGCTGGCTGCAGCCCGCAACGCCGTAATTACCGGCAGCATTATTATTCGCGACGAGGCCGGCCAGTACTACAACCGCCTGCTGTGGGTGCGTCCCGACGGCAGCCTGAGCTATTACAACAAGCGCCACCTGTTCTCGATGGCTGGCGAACATACTGTATATACCGCCGGCAACGAGCGCCTGATAGAGGAATGGCGCGGCTGGCGCATCTGCCCGCTGGTGTGCTACGACCTGCGCTTCCCGGTTTGGAGCCGCAACCCCATGCACGAGCCCTATGACCTGCTGCTGTACGTAGCCAACTGGCCCGCCTCGCGCCGCACTGCCTGGATGACGCTGCTGCGGGCCCGCGCCATGGAAAACTTGGCCTACACCATGGGCGTGAACTGCGTGGGCATTGATGGCAACAGCCTGGCCTACGCCGGCGACTCGGCCCTGCTGGACATGCGCGGCGAGTATCTGGTGGAAGTCGGCAACCAGGAAACCGGCATCACCCGCACGCTGCGCCGCGCCGATCTCGAGGCTTTCCGGGAGCGTTTCCCCGCCCTGCAAGACGCCGACCCTTTCGAGCTGCTCCAGCCATCAGCCGAGATAGAGCGGCGTTAG
- a CDS encoding methionine aminotransferase, whose translation MPFPAPASKLPDIGTSIFSVMTQLAQECGAINLAQGFPDYDPPLALQQALAHHATTASHHQYAPMPGLPRLREAIARKTARVYGIDAPDPATEITVTCGATEALYAVLAAVVHPGDEVLVLEPAYDLYGPAIRLQGGVPVYVPLPAPHFRPDWDQVQAALSPRTRLIMLNSPHNPSGAVLTDADLDTLAALLRDTPTMLLSDEVYEHMVFDGEPHRSAMQHPELRERAFVLSSFGKTYHATGWKMGYCIAPPALTAEVRRVHQFLTFAVSTPTQHALADALEADHLHDQQLPAFYQQKRDLFRELLANSRFELLPVPGGYFQLARYSRISALPDVEFARHLTREAGVAVVPVSAFYHNGHDEGLIRFCFAKQEATLRAAAKRLRAL comes from the coding sequence ATGCCGTTTCCCGCCCCCGCTTCCAAGCTGCCCGACATCGGGACCAGCATCTTCTCTGTCATGACGCAGCTGGCCCAGGAGTGCGGGGCCATCAACCTGGCGCAGGGCTTCCCCGACTACGACCCGCCGCTGGCTTTGCAGCAGGCGCTGGCCCACCACGCCACCACGGCCAGCCACCACCAGTACGCGCCCATGCCGGGGCTGCCGCGCCTGCGCGAGGCTATTGCCCGCAAAACCGCCCGCGTCTACGGTATTGACGCTCCCGATCCGGCCACGGAAATTACCGTCACCTGTGGCGCTACGGAGGCGCTGTACGCGGTGCTGGCGGCCGTAGTGCATCCCGGCGACGAAGTGCTGGTGCTGGAACCGGCCTACGACCTCTACGGCCCGGCCATTCGGCTGCAGGGCGGCGTGCCGGTGTACGTGCCGCTGCCGGCCCCTCACTTCCGCCCCGACTGGGACCAGGTGCAGGCGGCCCTCTCGCCCCGCACCCGGTTGATTATGCTCAACTCGCCCCACAACCCCAGCGGGGCCGTGCTGACCGACGCCGACCTCGACACGCTGGCGGCCCTGCTGCGCGACACCCCTACTATGCTGCTCAGCGACGAGGTGTATGAGCACATGGTGTTCGATGGGGAGCCGCACCGGAGCGCCATGCAGCACCCCGAGCTGCGGGAGCGGGCCTTTGTGCTGTCGTCGTTTGGCAAAACCTACCATGCCACAGGCTGGAAAATGGGCTACTGCATCGCGCCGCCAGCCCTCACGGCCGAAGTGCGCCGGGTGCACCAGTTCCTCACGTTTGCCGTGAGCACGCCCACCCAACATGCCCTGGCCGACGCCCTGGAGGCCGACCACCTCCACGACCAGCAGCTGCCCGCCTTCTACCAGCAAAAGCGCGACCTGTTTCGGGAGTTACTGGCCAATTCGCGCTTCGAGCTGCTGCCCGTGCCCGGCGGCTACTTCCAGCTGGCACGCTACTCGCGCATTTCCGCGCTGCCCGACGTGGAGTTTGCCCGGCACCTCACCCGGGAAGCTGGGGTGGCTGTGGTCCCGGTATCGGCCTTCTACCACAACGGCCACGATGAGGGCCTAATTCGCTTCTGCTTTGCTAAGCAGGAGGCTACCTTGCGGGCCGCCGCCAAGCGGTTGCGGGCATTGTAG
- a CDS encoding PAS domain-containing protein translates to MLWSDTTETAAARTLMRDLQPVPMLDALPHLAWLSTPDGTVIHCNRRWHSYTGAPADALADGGFVDYLHPDDRAEAADAQLRHLPNRKTMELHLRWRGHDGRYRWYLDRVVPLYGHDAKLLGWLGTSTDIDEQKRAEIQERRGRELFELMARATNDLMWDWDMTSGRMWYSEAFWQLVGYPPRPDTETVAFWLSLIHPDDLDRVQNGVQDDLTTSAKLLESEFRLRRSDGHYLTIQDRACVIHDASGLPVRMVGAMRDVTEEAALREQ, encoded by the coding sequence ATGCTTTGGTCTGACACCACCGAAACTGCCGCCGCCCGAACTCTGATGCGGGATTTGCAGCCAGTACCTATGCTAGATGCGCTGCCACATTTGGCGTGGCTCTCCACCCCCGATGGCACCGTTATCCATTGCAACCGGCGGTGGCACAGCTACACCGGCGCCCCGGCCGATGCTCTGGCCGATGGCGGCTTCGTGGACTATCTGCACCCCGACGACCGGGCCGAAGCCGCCGATGCGCAGCTGCGCCACCTGCCCAACCGCAAAACCATGGAGCTGCACCTGCGCTGGCGGGGCCACGACGGCCGCTACCGCTGGTACCTCGACCGGGTAGTGCCGCTGTACGGGCACGATGCCAAGCTGCTGGGCTGGCTGGGCACTTCCACCGACATCGACGAACAGAAACGGGCCGAAATTCAGGAGCGCCGCGGCCGGGAGTTGTTTGAGTTGATGGCCCGCGCCACCAACGACCTCATGTGGGACTGGGACATGACCTCGGGCCGCATGTGGTACAGTGAGGCCTTCTGGCAGCTGGTAGGCTACCCGCCCCGCCCTGACACCGAAACGGTAGCTTTCTGGCTCAGCCTGATACATCCTGACGACCTGGACCGGGTGCAAAACGGCGTGCAGGACGACCTGACCACCAGCGCCAAGCTGCTCGAATCAGAGTTTCGCCTGCGCCGCTCCGATGGCCACTACCTCACCATTCAGGACCGCGCCTGCGTGATTCATGATGCGTCCGGTCTGCCAGTCCGGATGGTGGGCGCCATGCGCGACGTGACCGAAGAAGCTGCCCTGCGCGAACAGTAG
- the msrA gene encoding peptide-methionine (S)-S-oxide reductase MsrA: MLSFLKKKPYLLGLLLLTMACSQQRPADAQALSRSTAGGLPTAAQAKGLAVATFAGGCFWCTEEVFEELKGVQYVVSGYAGGKEANPTYEQVGSGRTGHAESFQVYYNPGQISYQQLLDVFFLAGHDPTTLNRQGPDAGAQYRSVAFYRTPQEKQLIEATIKRVNASKHYPNPIVTQVTSFTKFWPAEDYHQGYFRLHGDNPYVQSVSVPKVQKFRKAFPQLLKNPL, encoded by the coding sequence ATGTTGTCATTCCTGAAGAAAAAGCCTTATCTGCTGGGTCTGCTGCTGCTCACCATGGCTTGCTCCCAGCAGCGCCCTGCCGATGCCCAGGCCCTGAGCCGCTCCACTGCCGGCGGCCTGCCTACGGCTGCCCAAGCCAAAGGCCTGGCCGTAGCCACCTTTGCCGGCGGCTGTTTCTGGTGCACCGAAGAAGTATTTGAGGAGCTGAAAGGCGTGCAGTACGTGGTGTCGGGCTACGCGGGCGGCAAAGAAGCCAACCCCACCTACGAACAGGTGGGCAGCGGCCGCACCGGCCACGCCGAGAGCTTTCAGGTGTATTACAACCCTGGCCAGATCAGCTATCAGCAGCTGCTCGACGTGTTTTTCCTGGCCGGCCACGACCCGACTACCCTCAACCGCCAGGGGCCTGATGCCGGCGCGCAGTACCGCTCGGTGGCCTTCTACCGCACCCCGCAGGAAAAGCAGCTGATTGAGGCTACCATCAAGCGCGTAAATGCCTCGAAGCACTACCCCAACCCCATCGTGACGCAGGTAACGTCCTTTACGAAGTTCTGGCCCGCCGAAGACTACCACCAGGGTTATTTCCGCCTGCACGGCGACAATCCGTACGTACAGTCAGTATCGGTGCCTAAAGTGCAGAAGTTCCGCAAAGCCTTTCCGCAGCTGCTGAAGAATCCGCTCTAG
- a CDS encoding Clp protease N-terminal domain-containing protein — translation MFSWWKSRRELPFSDSLQHVIRRSREEALRLQNDYVGPEHLLLAMLAEPESRAAQLLDTLLVSSVLFGQRLTDAVTGHRLEPDQPLPTGSIALTVEAEQALHSSQRVARQLRAPALEALHLLLPLLAQPTGRGALLSADFGLTFEVVLARMPEPDKPGR, via the coding sequence ATGTTTTCGTGGTGGAAGAGCCGGCGTGAGCTGCCGTTTTCGGATAGCCTGCAGCACGTTATCCGGCGCAGCCGCGAAGAAGCCCTGCGCCTGCAGAACGACTACGTCGGGCCCGAGCACTTGCTGCTGGCTATGCTGGCCGAGCCGGAAAGCCGCGCCGCACAGCTGCTGGACACGCTGCTGGTGAGTTCCGTGCTGTTTGGGCAGCGCCTCACCGATGCCGTAACCGGGCACCGCCTCGAGCCCGACCAGCCTCTGCCCACCGGCAGCATTGCCCTGACTGTGGAAGCGGAACAAGCCCTGCACAGCAGCCAGCGCGTAGCCCGGCAGCTGCGCGCTCCCGCGTTGGAGGCACTACACCTGCTGCTGCCGCTACTGGCCCAACCCACCGGCCGCGGCGCCCTGCTCAGCGCCGATTTCGGACTGACGTTTGAGGTGGTGCTGGCCCGCATGCCGGAACCTGATAAACCCGGCCGGTAG
- a CDS encoding DUF2141 domain-containing protein, translating into MIVSTRAFLFAAGSLLAAAPVSAGNPAGTSSITVVVSALASTQSVVKLYFYNLRDQFLKPQGYVFKKAVLPAGQNQITLPVDLPNGEWAVAITQDMNNNDKLDKNFVGIPTEPFAFSNNVRPTLAPPDFNECKFTVSGPRVVTIKLTK; encoded by the coding sequence ATGATAGTTTCGACGCGTGCTTTTCTGTTTGCTGCCGGCAGTTTGCTGGCTGCCGCTCCGGTTTCGGCCGGTAATCCGGCAGGAACGTCTTCCATTACGGTGGTAGTTTCGGCACTGGCCTCCACGCAGTCGGTAGTGAAGCTGTACTTCTATAATCTGCGCGACCAGTTTCTCAAGCCTCAGGGCTACGTGTTCAAAAAGGCGGTGCTGCCGGCCGGCCAAAACCAGATTACGCTGCCCGTAGACCTGCCTAACGGCGAGTGGGCCGTGGCCATCACCCAGGACATGAACAACAACGACAAGCTGGACAAGAACTTCGTGGGCATTCCCACCGAGCCCTTCGCCTTCTCCAACAACGTGCGCCCCACGCTGGCCCCGCCCGATTTCAACGAGTGCAAGTTCACCGTGAGCGGCCCACGCGTCGTCACCATCAAGCTCACCAAGTAG